A single window of Streptomyces griseoviridis DNA harbors:
- the cbiE gene encoding precorrin-6y C5,15-methyltransferase (decarboxylating) subunit CbiE — protein MADRVTVIGWDGSPLNAAARSALGAATLVAGAAHHLELPEVPRSAERIRLGSVALAARRIAAHRGSAVVLADGDPGFFGVVRTLRGPEYGLEVEVVPAVSSVAAAFARAGMAWEDAQVVVAHPRTLRRAVNVCRAHAKVAVLTSPGAGPAELGLLLEGVHRTFVICEELGTEREQVSVVTSDKAADRSWRDPNVVIAIGGPVTTGPAADAGWLAGRDLGTGPRGWTLPAESYDGPLGEGETDLLRAAQLARLGPRIGDLVWDIGCASGAFAVEAARAGAAVIAVDRVLDACARADAAARRHGVQLQIVQGLAPHVLENLQEPDVVRVGGGGAAVVSAVADRRPQRIVTHAATRDAAELIGRDLSEHGYRVECALLQSVQLDTRAWTETERSVAFLLSGVLAERER, from the coding sequence ATGGCCGACCGGGTCACGGTGATCGGCTGGGACGGCTCCCCCCTGAACGCGGCCGCACGCTCCGCCCTCGGTGCCGCCACCCTGGTCGCGGGCGCCGCCCACCACCTCGAACTCCCCGAGGTGCCCAGGAGCGCCGAACGCATCCGCCTCGGCAGCGTCGCGCTGGCCGCCCGCCGGATCGCCGCCCACCGCGGCTCCGCCGTCGTGCTCGCCGACGGCGACCCCGGCTTCTTCGGCGTCGTGCGCACCCTGCGCGGCCCCGAGTACGGCCTCGAGGTCGAGGTCGTGCCCGCCGTCTCCTCCGTCGCCGCCGCCTTCGCACGGGCCGGCATGGCCTGGGAGGACGCCCAGGTCGTCGTCGCCCACCCGCGCACCCTGCGCCGCGCGGTCAACGTCTGCCGCGCCCACGCCAAGGTCGCCGTCCTCACCTCGCCCGGCGCGGGCCCCGCCGAGCTCGGCCTGCTCCTCGAAGGCGTCCACCGCACCTTCGTCATCTGCGAGGAACTCGGCACCGAACGCGAACAGGTCAGCGTCGTCACCTCCGACAAGGCCGCCGACCGCAGCTGGCGCGACCCCAACGTGGTCATCGCCATCGGCGGCCCGGTCACCACGGGCCCCGCGGCCGACGCCGGCTGGCTGGCCGGCCGCGACCTGGGCACAGGACCGCGCGGCTGGACCCTGCCCGCCGAGAGCTACGACGGCCCCCTCGGCGAGGGCGAAACGGATCTGCTGCGCGCCGCCCAACTCGCCAGGCTCGGACCCCGCATCGGCGACCTGGTGTGGGACATCGGCTGCGCGAGCGGCGCCTTCGCCGTCGAGGCCGCCCGCGCCGGCGCCGCCGTCATCGCCGTCGACCGGGTCCTCGACGCCTGCGCCCGCGCCGACGCCGCCGCCCGCAGGCACGGGGTCCAGCTCCAGATCGTCCAGGGCCTCGCCCCGCACGTCCTGGAGAACCTCCAGGAACCCGACGTCGTGCGCGTCGGCGGCGGGGGAGCGGCGGTGGTCTCCGCCGTCGCGGACCGGCGCCCGCAGCGGATCGTCACCCACGCCGCCACCCGCGACGCCGCCGAACTCATCGGCCGCGACCTGTCCGAGCACGGCTACCGGGTGGAGTGCGCCCTCCTCCAGTCCGTCCAACTCGACACCAGGGCCTGGACGGAGACGGAACGGAGCGTCGCGTTCCTGCTCAGCGGTGTGCTCGCCGAGCGCGAACGCTGA
- a CDS encoding GNAT family N-acetyltransferase, which yields MTSTFPNISISTERLVLRPLDEDDVSALTEMMNDEQVAAWTDVPQPVTEDAARTWVTDRAPAHRRAGRGVDLAVTEFLTQRLVGVVQLTKTDWQIRSTELSYIVAPWARGEGYASEAALATAQWLFGQQKFERVELRTPADNTAAQQVAQKIGCISEGVLRNACIVHVRTEDGGWTDLRSDFIVWSLLPEDLAGAGEELAGSGGYRPYSGWN from the coding sequence ATGACGAGCACCTTCCCCAACATCTCCATCAGCACGGAGCGGTTGGTGCTGCGTCCCCTCGACGAGGACGACGTGTCCGCGCTCACCGAGATGATGAACGACGAACAGGTCGCCGCCTGGACCGACGTCCCGCAGCCCGTCACCGAGGACGCCGCCCGCACCTGGGTCACCGACCGCGCGCCCGCGCACCGCCGTGCGGGCCGCGGGGTCGACCTCGCCGTCACCGAGTTCCTCACCCAGCGCCTGGTCGGCGTCGTCCAACTCACCAAGACCGACTGGCAGATCAGGTCCACCGAACTCTCCTACATCGTCGCCCCCTGGGCCCGCGGCGAGGGCTACGCCTCCGAGGCCGCCCTCGCCACCGCTCAATGGCTGTTCGGCCAGCAGAAGTTCGAGCGCGTCGAGCTGCGCACCCCCGCCGACAACACCGCCGCCCAGCAGGTCGCCCAGAAGATCGGCTGTATCAGCGAGGGCGTGCTGCGCAACGCCTGCATAGTCCACGTCCGCACCGAGGACGGCGGCTGGACCGACCTGCGCTCCGACTTCATCGTGTGGAGCCTGCTGCCCGAGGACCTCGCGGGCGCGGGCGAGGAACTCGCCGGAAGCGGCGGCTACCGCCCCTACTCGGGCTGGAACTGA
- a CDS encoding lysophospholipid acyltransferase family protein has protein sequence MSRFVFIKAVLGPIMRLMFRPQVEGAERIPGDGPVILAGNHLTFIDSMILPLVCDRQVVFIGKDEYVTGKGFKGRLMAWFFTGVGMVPVDRDGAGGGVAALMTGRRILEEGRMFGIYPEGTRSPDGRLYRGRTGIARLTLMTGAPVVPFAMIGTDKLQPGGSGLPRPGRVTVRFGEAMEFSRYEGMDRDRYVLRAVTDSVMTEVMRLSGQEYVDMYATKAKAA, from the coding sequence TTGTCCCGCTTCGTGTTCATCAAGGCAGTGCTCGGACCGATCATGCGCCTGATGTTCCGCCCACAGGTGGAGGGCGCGGAGCGCATCCCGGGAGACGGCCCCGTCATCCTGGCGGGCAACCACCTCACGTTCATCGACTCGATGATCCTGCCGCTGGTCTGCGACCGTCAGGTCGTCTTCATCGGCAAGGACGAGTACGTCACCGGCAAGGGGTTCAAGGGCCGTCTGATGGCCTGGTTCTTCACCGGCGTCGGCATGGTCCCGGTGGACCGGGACGGCGCGGGCGGCGGGGTGGCCGCGCTGATGACCGGCCGGCGCATCCTCGAGGAGGGCCGGATGTTCGGCATCTACCCCGAGGGCACCCGCTCGCCCGACGGCCGGCTGTACCGGGGCCGCACCGGCATCGCGCGGCTGACGCTGATGACCGGGGCGCCGGTGGTGCCGTTCGCGATGATCGGCACCGACAAGCTCCAGCCCGGCGGCTCGGGCCTGCCCCGCCCCGGCCGGGTGACGGTGCGGTTCGGCGAGGCGATGGAGTTCTCCCGGTACGAGGGCATGGACCGGGACCGCTATGTGCTGCGGGCCGTGACGGACTCCGTGATGACCGAGGTCATGCGGCTCTCCGGCCAGGAATACGTGGACATGTACGCCACCAAGGCGAAAGCCGCTTAG
- a CDS encoding HAD-IA family hydrolase, which translates to MTLRAHALLFDNDGTLVSSLASVDRCWTRWAGEYGVTAEDFARVGLHGRPAAEIAADLLPADVVPAAVARIEELEVADVPGGGVELLPGTLEFLGSLPADRWAVVTSATRRLAEARLGAVGILPKTMVAADDVRRGKPDPEPYLLAARALGVDPADCVVFEDAPAGLLAGRAAGMTTVALTTTHTAAELVADLVVRDLSALSALVTDGGVEISVRP; encoded by the coding sequence ATGACCCTCCGCGCACACGCACTCCTGTTCGACAACGACGGCACCCTCGTCTCCTCCCTCGCCTCCGTGGACCGCTGCTGGACCCGCTGGGCCGGGGAGTACGGCGTCACCGCGGAGGACTTCGCCCGCGTCGGACTGCACGGCAGGCCCGCCGCCGAGATAGCCGCCGACCTGCTGCCCGCCGACGTCGTCCCGGCTGCTGTCGCGCGGATCGAGGAGCTGGAGGTCGCCGACGTGCCGGGCGGGGGAGTGGAGCTGCTGCCCGGCACCCTGGAGTTCCTCGGCTCGCTGCCCGCCGACCGCTGGGCCGTCGTCACCTCCGCCACCCGGCGGCTGGCCGAGGCCAGGCTCGGCGCCGTCGGCATCCTGCCCAAGACGATGGTCGCCGCCGACGACGTCCGCCGCGGCAAGCCCGACCCCGAGCCGTATCTGCTCGCCGCCCGCGCCCTGGGCGTCGACCCGGCCGACTGCGTCGTCTTCGAGGACGCGCCCGCCGGGCTCCTCGCGGGCCGGGCCGCCGGGATGACCACCGTGGCGTTGACCACAACCCACACCGCGGCCGAGCTCGTAGCCGACCTCGTGGTCCGCGACCTGTCGGCCTTGTCCGCACTGGTCACCGACGGGGGAGTGGAGATCTCCGTCCGCCCCTGA
- a CDS encoding glycerophosphodiester phosphodiesterase, with protein MATQGSDERTGGTGRRALLGAAVLGAGGAVLGLGGTAAAAGPRPGGGLAGLPRPTIIGHRGASGYRPEHTFGSYQLALDLGADIVEAGDLVPTRDGHLVCRHEPEIGGTTDVADHAEFADRRTTKTLDGVPTTGWFTEDFTLAELKTLRATERIPANRPHNRLYDGRWEIPTFEEVLKWQDEQTRKRGRQVWIYPETKHPTYFRGLGLGLEERVAKILHKHGKDKRNSPVVLQSFEPTGVQRLNTLVDNPLVVLLSGAGTRPWDFVETGDPRTVDDLITPGGLREIAGYAQGIGPTLDLVIPRKADGSLGTPSTLVRDAHKVGLILHPYTMRNENPFLPTEYRKGAAADGYGDPFGAFHAYFATGIDGVFTDNADTGVLARADFLKG; from the coding sequence ATGGCGACGCAGGGGTCGGACGAGCGGACGGGCGGGACCGGACGGCGGGCGCTGCTGGGCGCCGCGGTCCTCGGCGCGGGCGGGGCGGTCCTCGGGCTCGGCGGCACCGCGGCGGCGGCGGGACCGCGGCCCGGCGGCGGCCTCGCCGGCCTGCCCAGGCCGACGATCATCGGCCACCGGGGCGCCAGCGGCTACCGCCCCGAGCACACCTTCGGCTCCTACCAGCTCGCCCTCGACCTGGGCGCCGACATCGTCGAGGCCGGCGACCTGGTGCCCACCAGGGACGGCCATCTGGTGTGCCGTCACGAACCGGAGATCGGCGGCACCACCGACGTCGCCGACCACGCCGAGTTCGCCGACCGCAGGACCACCAAGACGCTGGACGGCGTGCCCACCACCGGCTGGTTCACCGAGGACTTCACGCTCGCCGAACTGAAGACGCTGCGGGCGACCGAACGCATCCCGGCCAACCGCCCGCACAACCGGCTCTACGACGGCCGCTGGGAGATCCCCACCTTCGAAGAGGTCCTGAAGTGGCAGGACGAGCAGACCCGCAAGCGCGGCAGGCAGGTGTGGATCTACCCCGAGACCAAGCACCCCACCTACTTCCGGGGGCTCGGCCTCGGCCTGGAGGAGCGGGTCGCCAAAATCCTCCACAAGCACGGCAAGGACAAGCGGAACTCTCCGGTCGTCCTCCAGTCGTTCGAGCCCACCGGCGTCCAGCGCCTCAACACCCTGGTCGACAACCCGCTGGTGGTCCTGCTCTCCGGCGCGGGCACCCGCCCCTGGGACTTCGTCGAGACCGGTGACCCGCGCACCGTCGACGACCTGATCACCCCCGGCGGGCTGCGCGAGATCGCCGGATACGCCCAGGGCATCGGCCCCACCCTCGACCTGGTGATCCCGAGGAAGGCCGACGGCAGCCTCGGCACCCCCAGCACCCTGGTCAGGGACGCCCACAAGGTCGGCCTGATCCTGCACCCGTACACGATGCGCAACGAGAACCCGTTCCTGCCGACGGAGTACCGCAAGGGCGCCGCCGCGGACGGCTACGGCGACCCGTTCGGCGCCTTCCACGCCTACTTCGCCACCGGCATCGACGGCGTCTTCACCGACAACGCCGACACCGGGGTGCTCGCCCGCGCCGACTTCCTCAAGGGCTGA
- a CDS encoding GNAT family N-acetyltransferase, whose product MGMSVTISVATEQDVEQIFRLQYLCFQREAALYGNYRIDPLVQPLDEVRREVATDCVFVARLGDEVVGSVRGHLDEDGPASIGKLCVHPRLQGHGIGARLLRAAESALERERGATRFRLHTGHRSEGNLRLYRRVGYETVGTAEGADGVPMIVLEKAAGAYAATA is encoded by the coding sequence ATGGGCATGAGCGTGACCATCTCGGTGGCGACCGAGCAGGACGTGGAGCAGATCTTCAGGCTCCAGTACCTCTGCTTCCAGCGCGAGGCCGCGCTGTACGGCAACTACCGCATCGACCCGCTCGTGCAACCACTGGACGAGGTCCGCCGCGAGGTGGCCACCGACTGCGTCTTCGTGGCCAGGCTCGGCGACGAGGTCGTCGGCTCGGTCCGCGGCCACCTCGACGAGGACGGCCCCGCCTCCATCGGCAAACTCTGCGTCCACCCCCGCCTCCAGGGCCACGGCATCGGTGCCCGGCTGCTGCGGGCCGCCGAATCCGCCCTGGAGCGGGAGCGCGGCGCCACCCGCTTCCGGCTGCACACCGGCCACCGCAGCGAGGGCAACCTCCGCCTCTACCGCCGCGTCGGCTACGAGACCGTCGGCACCGCCGAGGGCGCCGACGGCGTACCGATGATCGTCCTGGAGAAGGCCGCGGGCGCCTACGCCGCCACCGCCTGA
- a CDS encoding MetQ/NlpA family ABC transporter substrate-binding protein → MRNTAKITTVVLAAGALTFGLSACGGSDKDAASDDSGPLIVAASPTPHAEILDYVKDHLAKKAGLDLEVKEFTDYITPNTATEDGSVGANYFQNQPYLDDFNKKRGTHIVPVVTVHLEPLGLYSHKVKSVDALKSGATVAIPNDTVNEARSLKLLASKGLITLKDGVGSEATPQDIAENPKKLTFKEVEAAQTVRSLDDVDAAVVNGNYAISSGIKPAKDALVLESAKDSPYGNFLAVKKGNEKDPRVKKLAELLTSPEVKKFIEDKYQGSVIASF, encoded by the coding sequence GTGCGTAACACCGCCAAGATCACCACCGTCGTCCTCGCCGCCGGAGCCCTCACCTTCGGGCTCTCCGCCTGCGGCGGCTCGGACAAGGACGCCGCCTCCGACGACAGCGGACCGCTGATCGTCGCCGCGAGCCCGACCCCGCACGCCGAGATCCTCGACTACGTCAAGGACCACCTGGCGAAGAAGGCCGGACTCGACCTGGAGGTCAAGGAGTTCACCGACTACATCACGCCGAACACCGCGACCGAGGACGGCTCGGTGGGCGCCAACTACTTCCAGAACCAGCCCTACCTCGACGACTTCAACAAGAAGCGCGGCACGCACATCGTGCCCGTCGTCACGGTGCACCTGGAACCGCTCGGCCTCTACTCCCACAAGGTCAAGAGCGTCGACGCCCTCAAGAGCGGCGCGACCGTCGCCATCCCCAACGACACCGTCAACGAGGCCCGTTCGCTGAAGCTCCTCGCCTCCAAGGGACTCATCACCCTCAAGGACGGCGTCGGCTCCGAGGCGACCCCGCAGGACATCGCCGAGAACCCCAAGAAGCTCACCTTCAAGGAGGTCGAGGCGGCCCAGACCGTGCGCTCCCTCGACGACGTCGACGCCGCGGTGGTCAACGGCAACTACGCCATCTCCTCCGGCATCAAGCCCGCCAAGGACGCCCTCGTCCTGGAGTCCGCCAAGGACAGCCCCTACGGCAACTTCCTCGCCGTCAAGAAGGGCAACGAGAAGGACCCGCGGGTGAAGAAGCTCGCCGAACTGCTCACCTCGCCCGAGGTCAAGAAGTTCATCGAGGACAAGTACCAGGGCTCGGTCATCGCCTCCTTCTGA
- a CDS encoding methionine ABC transporter ATP-binding protein — protein MITTTGLTKVYRSRGRDVTALDGVDLHVREGEVFGVIGQSGAGKSSLIRCVNLLERPTEGTVTVDGLDLTALAGRGPRAGRELRRARSRIGMVFQHFNLLSSRTVQDNVELPLEILGHAGKDRSRKALELLDLVGLADKAKSYPAQLSGGQKQRVGIARALAGDPKVLLSDEATSALDPETTRSILRLLRDLNRQLGLTVLLITHEMDVVKSVCDSAALMENGRIVESGTVGELLATPGSELAAALFPVGGEPTGDDRTVLDVTFQGEAATQPVISQLSRTYNIDISILGAAIDTVGGLQIGRMRIELPGRYEDNVVPVGFLRERGLQIDVVGQEPVPVKEGAK, from the coding sequence GTGATCACCACAACGGGCCTGACCAAGGTCTACCGCTCACGCGGACGAGACGTCACCGCCCTCGACGGCGTCGACCTCCACGTCCGCGAGGGCGAGGTGTTCGGCGTGATCGGCCAGTCCGGCGCCGGAAAGTCCTCGCTCATCCGCTGCGTCAACCTGCTGGAGCGCCCCACCGAGGGCACCGTGACGGTCGACGGCCTCGACCTCACCGCCCTCGCCGGGCGCGGCCCGCGGGCCGGCCGCGAGCTGCGGCGGGCCCGCAGCCGCATCGGCATGGTCTTCCAGCACTTCAACCTGCTCTCCTCGCGGACCGTCCAGGACAACGTCGAGCTGCCGCTGGAGATCCTCGGCCACGCCGGCAAGGACCGCTCCCGCAAGGCCCTCGAACTCCTCGACCTGGTCGGCCTCGCCGACAAGGCGAAGTCCTACCCGGCGCAGCTCTCCGGCGGCCAGAAGCAGCGCGTCGGCATCGCCCGCGCCCTGGCCGGCGACCCCAAGGTGCTGCTCTCCGACGAGGCGACCAGCGCCCTCGACCCCGAGACCACCCGCTCCATCCTGCGGCTGCTGCGCGACCTCAACCGCCAGCTGGGCCTGACCGTCCTGCTCATCACCCACGAGATGGACGTCGTGAAGTCGGTCTGCGACTCCGCCGCCCTGATGGAGAACGGGCGGATCGTCGAGTCCGGCACCGTCGGCGAACTCCTCGCCACCCCCGGCTCCGAGCTGGCCGCCGCGCTCTTCCCGGTCGGCGGCGAGCCGACCGGCGACGACCGCACCGTCCTCGACGTCACCTTCCAGGGCGAGGCCGCCACCCAGCCGGTCATCTCCCAGCTCTCCCGCACCTACAACATCGACATCTCGATCCTGGGCGCGGCCATCGACACCGTCGGCGGCCTCCAGATCGGCCGGATGCGCATCGAACTGCCCGGCCGCTACGAGGACAACGTGGTGCCGGTCGGCTTCCTGCGCGAGCGGGGACTCCAGATCGACGTCGTCGGGCAGGAGCCCGTGCCGGTGAAGGAAGGTGCCAAGTGA
- a CDS encoding methionine ABC transporter permease: MTWSEMQPLLTEACWDTLYMVGWSTLIAVVAGLPLGVLLVLTDRGELLQNVVANKVIGQIVNIARSMPFIILMVALMGFTRWITGTTIGREAAIVPLAIGAIPFFARLVETAVREVDGGLVEAVQSMGGNTWTIVRKVLVPESLPSLISSTTTTVVALIGYSAMAGTVGAGGLGDIAIRYGYQRFETELMWITVAILAVVISLIQFAGDLAARTLHRRGGRSGPGPRLRFLKTSPAPETEPA; the protein is encoded by the coding sequence GTGACCTGGTCCGAGATGCAGCCCCTGCTGACCGAGGCGTGTTGGGACACCCTCTACATGGTCGGCTGGTCCACCCTCATCGCCGTCGTCGCCGGACTCCCGCTCGGCGTCCTGCTGGTCCTCACCGACCGCGGCGAACTGCTCCAGAACGTGGTCGCCAACAAGGTGATCGGGCAGATCGTGAACATCGCCAGGTCGATGCCGTTCATCATCCTGATGGTCGCCCTGATGGGCTTCACCCGCTGGATCACCGGCACCACCATCGGCCGCGAGGCCGCCATCGTGCCGCTCGCGATCGGCGCCATCCCGTTCTTCGCACGGCTCGTCGAGACGGCCGTCCGCGAGGTGGACGGCGGGCTCGTCGAGGCCGTGCAGTCGATGGGCGGCAACACCTGGACGATCGTACGCAAGGTCCTCGTCCCCGAGTCGCTGCCCTCGCTCATCTCCAGCACCACGACCACCGTCGTCGCCCTCATCGGCTACTCGGCGATGGCCGGCACGGTCGGCGCGGGCGGCCTCGGCGACATCGCCATCCGCTACGGCTACCAGCGCTTCGAGACCGAGCTGATGTGGATCACCGTGGCGATCCTCGCCGTGGTCATCTCGCTCATCCAGTTCGCGGGCGACCTCGCCGCCCGCACCCTGCACCGCCGCGGCGGCCGATCGGGCCCGGGACCGCGGCTGCGGTTCCTGAAGACGTCCCCCGCGCCGGAGACCGAGCCGGCCTGA